A region from the Aquimarina sp. ERC-38 genome encodes:
- the mraY gene encoding phospho-N-acetylmuramoyl-pentapeptide-transferase: MLYYLFEYLEKTYQFPGASLFQFITFRAALAIFFSLLISIVYGKRIINYLRKKQMGESIRDLGLEGQKEKAGTPTMGGVIIIMATLIPVLLFAKIDNIYILLLIITTLWMGVIGFLDDYLKIKKRDKAGLAGKFKVIGQVGLGIIVGCVMYFHEDITIREEKANADTALVENSPEIPDFKPAVKSLKTTIPFVKNNEFDYAAVMAWIHPSLKTYVWLLFIPVVILIVTAVSNGANLTDGIDGLAAGSSAIIVLTLALFAWVSGNSIFSDYLNVMYIPNSGEMTIFITAFTGALVGFLWYNTYPAQVFMGDTGSLTIGGIIAVIAIAIRKEFLIPIFCGIFFIETLSVMMQVSWFKYTRKKYGEGRRIFLMSPLHHHYQKKGIHESKIVARFWIIGIFLALLAIITLKVR; encoded by the coding sequence ATGTTATATTATTTATTTGAATACTTAGAAAAAACGTACCAGTTTCCAGGTGCCTCTTTGTTTCAGTTTATAACATTTCGGGCAGCGTTAGCTATCTTCTTCTCCTTACTAATTTCTATTGTTTACGGAAAACGTATTATCAACTATTTACGTAAAAAACAAATGGGGGAAAGCATTCGGGATTTAGGATTGGAAGGTCAGAAGGAAAAAGCAGGTACACCTACCATGGGAGGGGTCATCATTATTATGGCTACTTTAATTCCGGTATTACTATTTGCTAAAATTGATAATATCTACATTCTATTACTAATAATTACCACTTTATGGATGGGGGTTATTGGATTTTTAGATGATTATTTAAAGATAAAGAAAAGAGATAAAGCGGGCCTGGCTGGTAAATTTAAAGTGATCGGACAAGTGGGTCTTGGAATAATCGTGGGATGTGTAATGTATTTTCACGAAGATATTACCATTCGGGAAGAAAAAGCTAATGCGGATACCGCCCTGGTAGAAAATTCGCCGGAAATTCCTGATTTTAAACCAGCAGTAAAGTCTTTAAAAACAACCATACCTTTTGTAAAAAATAACGAATTTGATTACGCAGCCGTCATGGCATGGATTCATCCTTCCCTCAAAACATACGTTTGGTTATTATTTATTCCTGTAGTTATATTAATTGTAACTGCGGTATCTAATGGAGCAAACCTTACTGATGGAATTGACGGATTAGCCGCGGGATCATCTGCAATCATTGTACTAACCTTGGCTTTATTTGCCTGGGTATCTGGGAACAGTATTTTTTCAGATTACCTAAACGTAATGTATATTCCAAATTCTGGGGAAATGACCATATTTATTACGGCTTTTACCGGGGCTTTGGTTGGTTTCTTATGGTACAACACCTATCCCGCCCAAGTATTTATGGGAGATACGGGTAGTTTGACTATTGGTGGAATTATTGCTGTGATTGCCATCGCCATTCGAAAAGAGTTTTTAATCCCTATTTTCTGCGGAATCTTTTTTATAGAAACGCTATCCGTAATGATGCAGGTAAGCTGGTTTAAGTATACCCGTAAAAAATATGGGGAAGGCCGAAGGATATTTTTAATGTCTCCGCTACATCATCATTACCAAAAAAAAGGAATCCACGAGAGTAAAATAGTAGCTCGATTCTGGATCATCGGTATATTTTTAGCCTTATTAGCCATTATTACCTTAAAAGTAAGATAA
- the murD gene encoding UDP-N-acetylmuramoyl-L-alanine--D-glutamate ligase, whose amino-acid sequence MSINRSLHTNITPVTSAGKLVVLGAGISGTGAALLAKQKGYNVWVSDASGIAEVEKHKLKQAGIAWEENGHTLSKILDADVVIKSPGIPDTVALIRKIEEKNIRIIDEIEFASQLTEATLIAITGSNGKTTTTMLTYHILKNAGFKVKMAGNIGISFAEQVYQEDAEYYVLEISSFQLDRIQKFAPHIAVITNISPDHLDRYNYEFDKYIASKFNITVNQSGNDYFIFDTDDPNITNHLENNKTKAQKIPFSLHKELDKGAYVQDNHITLNIDHNKISMPREALSLKGNHNVKNAMAAATVSQLLKIRKTTIRESLESFQGVEHRLEDVLRINNVRYINDSKATNVNAVQYALETMKAPTIWLVGGVDKGNDYTSLYPLVNEKVKAIICIGIDNQKIIESFKNCMDTILETQSMKEAVRMAYGLAERNDNVLLSPACSSFDLYNGYEERGRQFKEAIREL is encoded by the coding sequence ATGAGTATAAATAGGTCACTACATACAAATATAACACCCGTAACATCAGCTGGAAAGCTGGTCGTACTGGGTGCGGGTATTAGTGGCACCGGGGCAGCACTTTTAGCAAAACAAAAGGGCTATAACGTATGGGTTTCGGATGCTTCGGGAATTGCCGAAGTCGAAAAACATAAATTAAAGCAAGCAGGTATAGCCTGGGAAGAAAACGGACATACCTTATCTAAAATTCTGGATGCGGATGTAGTAATTAAAAGCCCGGGTATTCCGGATACGGTAGCACTTATCCGAAAGATTGAAGAAAAAAATATCCGGATCATTGATGAGATTGAATTTGCTTCTCAACTGACCGAAGCTACACTGATAGCGATAACCGGAAGTAATGGTAAAACAACCACTACGATGCTTACTTATCATATTCTTAAAAACGCAGGATTTAAGGTGAAAATGGCGGGCAATATCGGAATAAGTTTTGCGGAACAGGTATATCAGGAAGATGCGGAATATTACGTATTAGAAATCAGTAGTTTTCAACTAGACCGAATTCAAAAGTTTGCACCTCATATTGCAGTGATTACAAATATCAGTCCGGATCATTTGGATCGGTACAACTATGAGTTTGATAAATACATAGCTTCCAAATTTAATATTACAGTGAATCAGTCCGGAAATGACTATTTCATTTTTGATACGGATGATCCTAATATTACCAATCACTTAGAAAATAATAAAACAAAGGCGCAGAAAATTCCTTTTTCACTTCATAAAGAACTGGATAAAGGTGCTTATGTGCAAGACAATCATATAACACTAAACATAGATCATAATAAAATAAGTATGCCAAGAGAAGCTTTATCATTAAAAGGAAATCACAATGTAAAAAACGCAATGGCTGCGGCTACCGTTTCTCAATTGTTAAAAATCAGGAAAACAACCATCCGTGAGAGCCTGGAAAGTTTTCAAGGAGTAGAACACCGTCTGGAAGATGTCTTGCGTATCAACAACGTACGATATATCAACGATAGTAAGGCTACCAATGTAAATGCGGTACAGTATGCGTTAGAAACTATGAAAGCCCCCACCATTTGGCTTGTAGGTGGCGTAGATAAAGGAAATGATTATACATCATTGTATCCGTTAGTAAATGAAAAAGTAAAAGCGATCATTTGCATCGGGATTGATAATCAAAAGATTATTGAAAGTTTTAAAAATTGTATGGATACGATTTTAGAAACTCAATCTATGAAAGAAGCCGTACGTATGGCATATGGTTTGGCAGAGCGTAATGATAACGTATTACTTTCACCAGCCTGTTCTAGTTTTGACCTGTACAATGGGTATGAAGAAAGAGGACGACAATTTAAAGAAGCTATTAGGGAATTATAA
- a CDS encoding FtsW/RodA/SpoVE family cell cycle protein, translated as MNAIFQNIKGDRAIWAVAALLALFSFLPVYSASSNLAYLYGNGNTFVFLIKHFAHLVLGFAIMYGVHKIPYHYFKGLSIIMLPVVVLLLLFTMAQNTTIGGANASRWIRVPIVGVTFQTSTLAAVVLMGYVARYLSKIKDKVITFKETILPLWVPVFIILMLILPANFSTTAIIFSMVIVLVFLGGYPLKYLFLILGMGVLALTVFILAAKAFPDAFSNRVATWESRIENFMDGTTTQEDYQIERAKIAIARGGVFGEGPGKSVQRNFLPQSSSDFIYAIIIEEWGLIGGIFLMLLYLLLLFRLIIVAYKCTDVFGKLLVMGVGLPIVYQALINMAVAVELFPVTGQTLPLISSGGTSIWMTCLAIGMVLSVSRKREEVKNQKGHDELKQIDEENPLEILSEAI; from the coding sequence ATGAATGCCATTTTTCAGAATATAAAAGGAGATCGCGCCATATGGGCCGTAGCAGCACTCTTGGCTCTTTTTTCCTTCTTGCCAGTGTATAGCGCCAGTAGTAACCTGGCTTATTTATACGGTAACGGGAATACTTTTGTGTTTCTAATAAAACATTTTGCACATTTGGTGTTAGGCTTTGCCATTATGTATGGGGTGCATAAAATACCGTATCATTATTTTAAAGGATTATCAATTATCATGCTGCCGGTAGTAGTTTTGTTACTCTTGTTTACTATGGCACAAAATACAACTATCGGCGGGGCTAATGCCAGTCGATGGATTCGGGTTCCTATTGTAGGGGTGACTTTTCAGACTTCAACCTTAGCTGCGGTAGTTTTAATGGGGTATGTAGCCCGTTACCTTTCTAAAATTAAAGATAAAGTGATCACTTTCAAAGAGACCATTTTACCTTTATGGGTACCAGTATTTATTATTCTAATGTTAATTCTTCCGGCAAACTTTTCAACTACTGCCATTATTTTTTCTATGGTTATCGTCCTGGTTTTTTTAGGAGGATATCCTTTAAAATATTTGTTTTTAATTTTAGGTATGGGTGTACTTGCCTTGACCGTTTTTATTCTAGCAGCAAAGGCCTTTCCGGATGCGTTTTCAAACCGGGTGGCTACCTGGGAGAGCCGGATTGAAAACTTTATGGATGGTACGACCACACAAGAAGATTACCAGATAGAACGCGCAAAAATAGCCATTGCCAGGGGAGGCGTCTTTGGGGAAGGTCCTGGAAAAAGTGTGCAACGTAACTTTTTACCGCAGTCTTCTTCGGATTTTATTTATGCCATTATCATTGAAGAATGGGGATTGATCGGAGGTATCTTTTTAATGCTTCTATATCTACTTCTATTATTTCGATTGATCATCGTTGCTTATAAATGTACGGATGTCTTTGGGAAGTTGTTGGTAATGGGCGTAGGATTACCCATTGTATATCAAGCGCTGATTAACATGGCTGTAGCAGTGGAGCTATTTCCGGTTACAGGGCAAACCTTGCCACTTATCAGTAGTGGTGGAACTTCTATATGGATGACTTGTTTAGCCATCGGAATGGTACTAAGCGTAAGCAGAAAGCGAGAAGAAGTAAAAAACCAAAAAGGTCATGACGAACTTAAACAAATAGATGAAGAAAATCCTTTAGAAATACTATCGGAAGCAATATAA
- the murG gene encoding undecaprenyldiphospho-muramoylpentapeptide beta-N-acetylglucosaminyltransferase gives MIKKVIISGGGTGGHIYPAIAIANELKKRSEGIDILFVGAKDRMEMQKVPKAGYPIKGLWISGIQRKLSLKNMSFPLKLVSSLWKSFQIIKEFKPEVVIGTGGFASGPLLKMAGSANIPTVLQEQNSFPGITNKWLAKKADLICVAYDRMERFFPKEKIAKTGNPVREDLLTINNKRKEAISYFKLDASQKTILIIGGSLGARRINQLIHKELDFFKDKNVQLIWQCGSLYFSEYTTYADGQNVQVFQFIDRMDLAYAAADLIISRAGASSVSELCIVGKPVIFIPSPNVAEDHQTKNAEAIVTKGAARMIKEPELDTRFEGVVSKILESSKLQEQLGEAIKKLAQPNATKQIVNHIEKISKR, from the coding sequence ATGATAAAAAAAGTCATCATATCAGGTGGAGGCACGGGTGGACATATCTATCCGGCAATCGCTATTGCTAACGAATTAAAAAAACGTTCCGAAGGTATCGATATTCTGTTTGTAGGTGCAAAGGATCGTATGGAAATGCAAAAAGTGCCTAAAGCGGGCTATCCAATCAAAGGTCTGTGGATTAGCGGAATCCAGCGGAAGTTATCCCTTAAAAACATGTCGTTTCCGTTAAAACTAGTGTCTAGCCTTTGGAAATCCTTTCAAATTATAAAAGAATTCAAACCAGAAGTGGTTATTGGTACCGGTGGCTTCGCCAGCGGGCCTTTATTAAAAATGGCTGGTTCAGCAAATATTCCGACTGTTTTACAGGAACAAAACTCTTTTCCTGGCATTACCAATAAATGGTTAGCAAAAAAAGCAGATTTAATTTGTGTAGCCTATGATCGAATGGAACGTTTTTTTCCTAAAGAAAAAATTGCTAAAACCGGAAACCCGGTACGCGAAGATTTACTGACCATAAATAATAAAAGAAAGGAAGCCATCAGCTATTTTAAACTTGATGCTTCTCAAAAAACAATATTAATCATCGGTGGAAGCCTGGGAGCTAGGCGTATTAATCAACTTATACATAAAGAGCTGGATTTCTTTAAAGATAAGAATGTACAACTTATCTGGCAATGCGGATCGCTTTACTTTTCAGAATATACAACTTATGCAGATGGTCAAAACGTACAGGTGTTTCAGTTTATTGACCGAATGGATTTAGCGTATGCTGCTGCGGACCTTATTATATCTAGGGCCGGGGCAAGTTCGGTTTCTGAATTATGTATTGTAGGGAAACCGGTAATATTTATACCCTCCCCAAATGTGGCAGAAGATCATCAAACTAAGAATGCAGAAGCTATTGTAACTAAAGGTGCCGCCCGGATGATTAAAGAACCTGAATTAGATACCAGGTTTGAAGGGGTAGTTTCGAAGATATTAGAGAGCAGTAAACTACAAGAACAACTGGGAGAAGCTATTAAAAAATTAGCACAACCGAATGCTACTAAACAGATTGTGAATCATATAGAAAAAATAAGTAAAAGATAA
- the murC gene encoding UDP-N-acetylmuramate--L-alanine ligase: protein MQGVFTNISNFYFIGIGGIGMSALARYLYALDKKVMGYDKTETSLTKELITSGISIHYKEDLEKIPKSFLSKETTWIIYTPAVTGDHKEFQYFKKEGFTIKKRAELLGEITKQYKTLAVAGTHGKTTTTAILAHLLKESGVGITAFLGGISENYHSNLVMTGTDVIVVEADEFDRSFLQLSPDIAAITSMDADHLDIYKEADALTESFVAFGSLVKEQLLVKKALPLDGLTFGIEDNADYCAINVQAKNGTYLFDLKTPETLIIKLHLNLPGRHNLLNAVTAFAMALLYGSPSEALAKALTSFKGVQRRFSYHINQEDLIYIDDYAHHPTEIDALHQAIREMHPGKKVTAIFQPHLFSRTRDFANDFGKSLSKFDHTWLLDIYPARELPIKGVDAHWLLEKIPSKNKKYITKQQLETQIINNPSDVWVTIGAGDIGEEVATIKKILTTK from the coding sequence ATGCAAGGCGTTTTTACTAACATATCAAACTTTTATTTTATCGGCATAGGCGGAATAGGAATGAGTGCTTTAGCTCGATATCTATATGCTTTGGATAAAAAAGTAATGGGTTATGATAAAACAGAAACAAGCCTAACCAAAGAATTAATAACTTCTGGTATTTCTATTCATTATAAGGAAGACTTAGAAAAAATTCCAAAAAGTTTCTTATCCAAAGAAACTACCTGGATTATATATACTCCTGCAGTTACCGGAGATCATAAAGAATTTCAATATTTTAAAAAAGAAGGCTTTACTATAAAAAAAAGGGCGGAACTTCTGGGAGAAATTACAAAACAATATAAAACACTGGCGGTAGCTGGTACGCATGGTAAAACGACCACAACGGCAATCCTGGCGCATCTTTTAAAAGAATCCGGGGTAGGTATCACCGCATTTCTAGGTGGTATTAGCGAAAATTATCATTCTAACCTGGTTATGACCGGTACGGATGTGATTGTGGTAGAAGCAGATGAATTTGACCGTTCCTTTTTACAACTATCCCCGGATATTGCAGCCATTACTTCAATGGATGCGGACCATCTGGATATTTATAAAGAAGCAGACGCCCTTACAGAGTCCTTTGTGGCGTTTGGGAGTTTAGTAAAAGAACAACTTTTAGTAAAAAAAGCACTTCCGCTTGACGGACTTACTTTTGGTATTGAAGATAATGCTGATTATTGTGCCATAAATGTACAAGCAAAAAACGGTACGTACTTATTTGATCTTAAAACTCCCGAAACTCTTATAATAAAACTGCATTTAAACCTACCAGGAAGACATAACCTGTTAAATGCGGTTACAGCCTTTGCAATGGCATTGCTTTATGGATCCCCATCTGAAGCTTTGGCAAAGGCTTTAACCAGTTTTAAGGGCGTACAAAGAAGATTTTCTTATCACATTAATCAAGAAGATTTAATATATATTGATGACTATGCACATCATCCTACAGAAATTGATGCGTTACATCAGGCAATCAGAGAGATGCATCCAGGTAAAAAGGTAACGGCTATTTTTCAACCGCACCTGTTCTCAAGAACACGTGATTTTGCAAATGATTTTGGTAAAAGTTTATCAAAATTTGATCATACCTGGTTGCTGGATATTTATCCGGCACGGGAATTACCTATTAAAGGGGTTGATGCTCATTGGTTATTAGAAAAAATACCTTCAAAAAATAAAAAATATATTACAAAACAACAACTGGAAACACAAATCATAAATAATCCTTCGGATGTATGGGTGACCATAGGAGCCGGGGATATTGGGGAAGAAGTAGCAACCATTAAAAAAATACTAACAACCAAATGA
- a CDS encoding cell division protein FtsQ/DivIB — protein sequence MKRMMQFLKMMVLIVVLGGMYAFADQRNKNRRVKDLQIKFVDQQDPYLNELSVDKLLIQNQIGVANIGKEILALNNAEAALDAHQLIEESDVYVSVNGQLNAIIKQKTPIARVDASTPYYIDITGKRMPLSQSYTAHVPMVYQVSEMEVPEVYKLVKQIWQDEFLKKHITDISRISAHTYELGIRALDFKVVVGTAENLEEKFKNFKAFYQKAVKDKSLEKYSKVNLAFKNQVVCTLK from the coding sequence ATGAAGAGAATGATGCAGTTTCTAAAAATGATGGTACTTATCGTTGTACTAGGCGGTATGTATGCTTTCGCTGATCAGCGGAACAAAAATCGAAGAGTAAAAGATTTACAAATAAAGTTTGTGGATCAACAAGACCCCTATCTTAATGAATTATCCGTTGATAAATTGTTAATACAAAATCAAATCGGAGTTGCAAATATTGGCAAAGAAATTCTAGCTTTGAACAACGCCGAAGCCGCCTTAGATGCCCATCAACTTATTGAAGAATCTGATGTGTATGTCTCTGTAAACGGACAACTTAACGCCATAATTAAACAAAAAACACCGATAGCAAGAGTAGATGCAAGTACTCCTTATTACATAGATATTACCGGAAAACGAATGCCTTTATCTCAAAGTTATACGGCGCATGTACCTATGGTATATCAAGTGTCAGAGATGGAGGTGCCCGAAGTTTATAAATTGGTAAAACAGATATGGCAGGATGAATTTTTAAAAAAGCATATAACTGACATTTCAAGAATATCAGCACATACCTATGAATTAGGAATCAGGGCACTGGACTTTAAGGTAGTTGTAGGAACAGCAGAAAACCTGGAAGAAAAGTTTAAAAACTTTAAAGCTTTTTATCAAAAAGCGGTAAAAGATAAGAGTTTAGAAAAATATAGTAAAGTGAATTTAGCATTTAAGAATCAAGTGGTTTGCACCCTTAAATAA
- the ftsA gene encoding cell division protein FtsA: MNTDTNQIAVGLDIGTTKIVAMVGRYNEYGKMEVMGIGKSRSLGVHRGVVNNITQTIQSIQHAIQEAEAVSGISIDRVTVGIAGQHIRSLQHSDYITRPNADAVIDEEDIETLCNQVHKLVMLPGEEILHVLPQEFKVDGQAEIKEPVGMYGGRLEANFHVVVGQVTSIRNIGRCVKSSGLELSEVTLEPLASANAVLSQEEKEAGVALIDIGGGTTDLAIFKDGIIRHTAVIPFGGNVITEDIKEGCSIIEKQAELLKIKFGSAWPGENKDNEIVSIPGLRGREPKEITLKNLSKIIHARVVEIIEQVFLEVKNYGHESPKKKLIAGIVLTGGGSQLNHLKQLVEYITGMDTRIGYPNEHLAGNSDPETTSPMYATAVGLVMDSLEHADRYVKNTEGDEVVSQNTFSSDQPEATNEPITDDRSSEQTIHEDIKQEQEAELAEETRRKNVRPRKNILEKWTEKFKEFLDNAE, translated from the coding sequence ATGAATACAGATACAAATCAAATAGCAGTAGGCCTGGATATAGGAACCACAAAGATTGTGGCGATGGTAGGTAGATATAATGAGTACGGTAAAATGGAAGTGATGGGCATTGGTAAGTCCAGAAGTTTAGGGGTACATCGTGGAGTTGTGAACAATATAACCCAGACTATTCAATCCATACAGCACGCCATACAAGAAGCAGAAGCTGTTTCCGGAATTAGCATTGACCGGGTGACAGTAGGTATCGCAGGCCAGCATATCCGTAGTCTACAACACAGTGATTATATTACACGTCCTAATGCAGATGCAGTTATTGACGAAGAGGATATAGAAACCCTTTGCAATCAGGTGCATAAACTGGTAATGCTGCCAGGAGAAGAAATTTTACACGTATTGCCCCAGGAATTTAAAGTAGACGGTCAAGCCGAAATAAAAGAACCGGTAGGTATGTACGGGGGGCGTCTGGAAGCTAATTTTCATGTTGTGGTAGGACAGGTTACTTCCATTCGGAATATCGGGCGTTGTGTTAAAAGTTCAGGACTCGAACTATCCGAAGTGACCCTGGAACCTTTAGCTTCTGCAAATGCAGTGCTAAGCCAGGAAGAAAAGGAAGCGGGAGTTGCTCTGATTGATATAGGGGGCGGTACTACAGACCTGGCTATCTTTAAAGATGGAATTATTCGTCATACTGCCGTAATACCATTTGGTGGAAATGTAATTACCGAAGATATTAAAGAAGGTTGTTCTATTATCGAAAAACAAGCGGAATTGCTAAAAATTAAGTTTGGCTCTGCCTGGCCAGGTGAAAATAAGGATAATGAGATTGTTTCTATCCCCGGGTTAAGAGGAAGGGAACCTAAAGAAATTACCCTTAAAAACCTTTCTAAAATTATCCACGCAAGGGTAGTCGAAATTATTGAACAGGTTTTCCTGGAAGTAAAGAATTACGGGCACGAATCCCCGAAAAAGAAATTGATTGCCGGGATTGTATTAACCGGAGGCGGATCACAGTTAAATCATCTAAAACAATTGGTTGAATATATTACCGGGATGGATACGCGAATCGGTTATCCTAACGAACACCTGGCGGGTAATAGTGATCCTGAAACGACAAGTCCGATGTATGCTACAGCGGTTGGCTTAGTCATGGATAGCCTGGAACATGCGGATCGATATGTTAAAAATACGGAGGGAGATGAAGTGGTTTCTCAAAATACTTTTTCATCTGATCAACCGGAAGCTACAAATGAACCTATTACCGATGATCGTTCTTCAGAACAAACTATTCATGAAGATATAAAGCAAGAGCAGGAAGCAGAATTAGCAGAAGAAACCAGAAGAAAAAATGTACGACCCAGAAAAAACATTTTAGAAAAATGGACAGAGAAGTTCAAAGAATTTTTGGACAATGCAGAATAG
- the ftsZ gene encoding cell division protein FtsZ: MNMNQDFDNISFDLPKNQSNVIKVIGVGGGGSNAINHMFQQGIKGVDFVICNTDSQALENSPIPNKIQLGVSLTEGLGAGANPEVGEQAAVESYEDIRNMLEGNTKMIFITAGMGGGTGTGAAPIIAKMARELDVLTVGIVTIPFQFEGRMRNEQAQIGVEKLRSHVDSLVVINNNKLREVYGNLGFKAGFSKADEVLSTASRGIAEVITHHYTQNIDLRDAKTVLSNSGTAIMGSAHASGAKRANDAIAKALDSPLLNDNKITGAKNVLLLIVSGKEEITIDEIGEINDHIQVEAGHGANIIMGVGEDESLDDAISVTVIATGFDIDQQDEIVNTESKKIIHTLDDEQKMAAQNLTPKLSSTTSRISPEVSPIPKKTPPPVEPEIIKHELVEDEEVTIKETLLLPTTQFLKNVEVVDVEEVSDFTPEDNFVIINAQDILSEIEVKDAKEVEERNARWEAKEKLAEEERLAEEKTKEQFRLSFDMPSQDPDSLPKPSNLQANKSENPNNKKEIKPIIHKLTDDISPNKSKNPFDFTGTQDVSSSSVTRHSLEDYMEEEKRLINAKPEEVDEELKIEKKEIDIDRSDEAALDEDPTDQPISEILKARTAERRAKMKEFNYKFRNNASQIDDIEKEPAYKRAGIDVDSKPPSKDISRTSLHTDSDNNIQLRKNNSFLHDNVD, from the coding sequence ATGAATATGAACCAGGATTTTGATAATATTTCGTTTGACCTCCCCAAAAATCAGTCTAATGTGATAAAAGTAATCGGTGTTGGCGGTGGCGGTAGCAATGCGATTAACCATATGTTTCAACAGGGCATTAAGGGAGTGGATTTTGTAATTTGTAATACGGATTCACAAGCTTTAGAAAATAGTCCGATCCCTAATAAAATTCAGTTGGGGGTTTCCTTAACAGAAGGATTGGGAGCAGGTGCTAATCCTGAGGTAGGAGAGCAGGCGGCAGTAGAAAGTTATGAAGATATCCGGAACATGCTGGAAGGCAATACAAAAATGATCTTTATTACCGCAGGTATGGGAGGAGGTACCGGTACCGGAGCTGCTCCTATTATTGCAAAAATGGCTCGGGAACTAGATGTATTGACAGTGGGAATTGTCACCATTCCGTTTCAATTTGAAGGACGTATGCGAAATGAGCAAGCCCAGATAGGTGTGGAGAAATTACGCTCGCATGTGGATTCTTTAGTGGTCATTAATAATAATAAATTAAGAGAAGTGTATGGGAATTTAGGTTTTAAAGCCGGATTTTCTAAAGCTGATGAGGTCTTATCTACTGCTTCCCGAGGAATTGCCGAAGTAATTACCCACCACTATACCCAGAATATTGACCTTAGAGATGCAAAAACCGTATTGAGTAACAGCGGTACGGCTATTATGGGGTCAGCTCATGCTTCTGGGGCCAAGCGGGCAAATGATGCTATTGCCAAAGCACTAGATTCTCCCTTATTAAACGATAATAAAATTACCGGGGCAAAGAATGTCTTGTTATTAATTGTTTCCGGAAAAGAGGAAATTACCATTGATGAAATCGGAGAAATTAACGATCATATTCAGGTTGAGGCTGGGCATGGTGCCAATATTATCATGGGGGTGGGCGAAGATGAATCCCTGGATGATGCGATTTCTGTAACTGTTATTGCCACGGGTTTTGATATCGACCAACAAGATGAGATTGTTAATACGGAAAGTAAAAAAATTATTCATACCCTGGATGATGAACAAAAGATGGCTGCTCAAAACTTAACACCTAAGTTATCTTCGACTACTTCCAGAATCAGTCCGGAAGTGTCACCAATTCCTAAAAAAACACCGCCCCCTGTAGAACCGGAAATTATCAAACATGAACTGGTAGAAGACGAAGAAGTAACTATTAAAGAAACCTTATTATTACCAACTACCCAATTCTTAAAAAATGTAGAAGTGGTAGATGTAGAAGAAGTGTCAGATTTTACGCCAGAAGATAATTTTGTAATTATCAATGCGCAGGATATCTTAAGCGAGATAGAAGTAAAGGATGCTAAAGAAGTAGAAGAACGGAATGCCCGATGGGAAGCTAAGGAAAAGTTGGCCGAAGAAGAAAGGTTAGCAGAAGAAAAGACCAAAGAACAGTTTCGATTATCCTTTGATATGCCCTCTCAGGACCCGGATAGTTTGCCCAAGCCTTCCAACCTACAAGCAAACAAGTCAGAAAATCCTAATAATAAAAAAGAAATTAAGCCTATTATCCATAAGCTAACAGATGACATTTCACCAAATAAATCTAAGAATCCTTTTGACTTTACCGGAACTCAAGATGTTTCTTCGTCATCAGTGACCAGACATAGCCTGGAAGATTACATGGAAGAAGAAAAAAGATTGATAAATGCAAAACCGGAGGAGGTAGATGAAGAATTAAAAATTGAGAAGAAAGAAATTGATATTGATCGTAGTGATGAAGCTGCTTTAGACGAAGATCCGACAGATCAACCCATTTCTGAAATTCTAAAAGCCAGAACTGCAGAGCGAAGGGCTAAAATGAAAGAATTTAATTATAAATTTAGAAATAACGCTTCGCAGATAGATGATATTGAAAAAGAGCCAGCATACAAAAGAGCGGGAATTGATGTGGATTCAAAACCACCTTCAAAAGATATTTCCAGGACTTCATTGCATACGGATAGCGATAACAATATCCAATTAAGAAAGAATAATTCTTTTTTGCATGATAATGTAGATTAA